One window of the Pedobacter ginsengisoli genome contains the following:
- a CDS encoding NUDIX hydrolase: MKEVLPQFDSTFSIDCVVFGFDEGELKILLIERNEEPFKDWWALPGNIVGEVESLDQSASRILNELTGLSNIYMEQYYTFGDVNRHPQGRVVSIAYYALLRLGGDKAVKPISTYAKRAHWINVKDLPRLAFDHQQIFDKGLEKIKRRIKHQPIAFELLPEKFTLTQLQNVYEIILNKKLDKRNFRKKMLSFGVLRDLQEKQQGVSFRAATLYKFDKRKYAKLFEKEISF, from the coding sequence TTGAAAGAAGTTTTACCACAGTTTGATTCCACTTTTTCGATTGATTGTGTGGTGTTTGGATTTGATGAAGGAGAATTAAAAATCCTTTTAATTGAGAGAAATGAAGAGCCATTTAAAGACTGGTGGGCGTTGCCAGGTAACATTGTTGGAGAAGTGGAAAGTTTAGACCAATCAGCTTCCAGGATCTTAAACGAGCTTACCGGCCTAAGTAACATTTATATGGAACAATATTACACCTTTGGCGATGTTAACCGACATCCACAGGGAAGGGTAGTAAGTATTGCCTATTATGCACTTTTACGTTTGGGCGGAGATAAGGCCGTCAAGCCAATTAGTACCTATGCAAAACGTGCTCACTGGATTAATGTGAAAGATTTGCCAAGACTGGCGTTTGATCATCAGCAGATTTTTGATAAAGGTCTCGAAAAAATAAAGCGCCGCATTAAACATCAGCCAATAGCGTTTGAGCTTTTACCGGAGAAGTTTACACTAACCCAGCTACAAAATGTTTATGAAATTATTTTAAATAAGAAATTGGATAAAAGAAATTTTAGGAAAAAGATGCTAAGCTTTGGTGTGCTAAGAGATCTTCAGGAGAAGCAACAGGGTGTTTCATTTAGGGCAGCTACCTTGTATAAATTCGATAAAAGAAAATATGCTAAATTGTTTGAAAAGGAGATTTCTTTTTAA
- the pfkA gene encoding 6-phosphofructokinase, translating to MKPNIKNIAVLTSGGDAPGMNACIRAVVRTGIYNGINMFGVLQGYQGLINNNINPMDARSVSNIIHLGGTILKTARCLDFKTEEGLDTAFENLKARDIDGLIAIGGDGTFTGAQRFAKKHGVKVMGIPGTIDNDLYGSDFTLGYDTAINTVIEAIDKIRDTADSHDRLFFIEVMGRDSGCIALRSAIASGAEAVLLPERDTSVDELVAQLEAGASTKKSSSIVIVSEGHKAGGAYDIAKKVKERFNHYDTKVTILGHLQRGGSPSSFDRILGSRLGFAAVNELLKGNTMQMVGLRGNDILTTTIEEALTKHSFKLESDLLEMTKVLSI from the coding sequence ATGAAACCAAATATCAAAAATATTGCTGTATTGACATCTGGAGGAGATGCTCCGGGAATGAACGCTTGTATTAGAGCTGTAGTAAGAACCGGAATATACAATGGTATAAATATGTTTGGAGTTTTGCAGGGATACCAGGGATTAATAAACAATAATATTAATCCGATGGATGCAAGGTCCGTAAGTAACATTATCCATCTTGGAGGTACAATATTAAAAACAGCGCGTTGTCTGGATTTCAAAACAGAAGAAGGACTGGATACAGCTTTTGAAAACTTAAAAGCAAGAGACATAGACGGGCTAATTGCTATCGGCGGAGACGGAACTTTCACAGGAGCTCAGCGCTTTGCAAAAAAACATGGTGTAAAAGTTATGGGTATTCCTGGAACCATCGATAACGATTTATACGGATCAGACTTTACTTTAGGATATGATACTGCAATAAATACAGTTATTGAAGCTATTGACAAGATCAGAGATACAGCCGACTCACACGATAGATTGTTCTTTATTGAAGTAATGGGCAGAGATTCTGGATGTATTGCTTTAAGAAGTGCAATTGCAAGTGGTGCTGAAGCTGTTCTACTTCCTGAACGAGACACCAGTGTTGATGAATTGGTAGCTCAGCTGGAAGCAGGCGCATCAACTAAAAAATCTTCGAGCATAGTTATTGTGTCTGAAGGACATAAAGCTGGTGGGGCTTATGATATTGCGAAAAAAGTTAAAGAAAGGTTTAATCACTATGATACAAAAGTAACTATCTTAGGCCATCTTCAACGTGGAGGCAGCCCAAGTAGTTTCGACAGGATACTTGGAAGCAGACTTGGCTTTGCCGCTGTAAATGAACTTCTAAAAGGTAACACCATGCAAATGGTAGGCTTACGTGGTAATGATATACTTACAACCACTATTGAAGAAGCACTGACAAAGCATAGCTTTAAATTGGAGAGTGATTTATTGGAAATGACTAAAGTCTTATCAATATAA